From the Musa acuminata AAA Group cultivar baxijiao chromosome BXJ1-2, Cavendish_Baxijiao_AAA, whole genome shotgun sequence genome, one window contains:
- the LOC135605934 gene encoding DEAD-box ATP-dependent RNA helicase 53-like, whose translation MNFLIRRSSWVAASASRRALAALVSSNFSLLPPSFTSASSVPSSADGIVPFFRFAQQIEFCGSQRRGIHFSAGPLGFRATDVACAEYAVDEYYEEDRGSPEGVDEGLEIAKLGISQDIVTQLTNRGITKLFPIQRAVLEPAMQGQDMIGRARTGTGKTLAFGIPIMDKIIRFQAKHGCGRNPLAMVLAPTRELARQVEKEFKESSKLYTLCVYGGSPISQQMRALNSGVDVVVGTPGRIIDLLNRGALNLSEIQFVVLDEADQMLNVGFAEDVERILEKMPPKHQTLMFSATMPTWIQKLTRKYLKDPVNIDLVGDSDQKLAEGITLYSIVSDNYAKASILGPLIKEHAKGGKCILFTQTKRDADRLAYSMGRSFGCEALHGDISQGQRERTLAGFRDGRFNILIATDVAARGLDIPNVDLVIHYELPNTTELFVHRSGRTGRAGKKGSAILIHSYDQNRLVRGIEQEIGCRFIELPKITVEGGGEDMIGSMRGGRFDLHGSGRMGGSGFGRGGNYGRSRGFGDSGGHTGGFGESGSGRFGSFGGSASGAPSRPGGSNFGRSDGFGNFSSGRSVGLGDSGAGRFGNFGSSGSGRYGSFGNSDSGRSSSFNDSSPSRSSGYGGSGRSGSFGSFGGSSSKDDGDDGWPGRSFMSSS comes from the exons ATGAACTTCTTAATCCGGAGGTCTTCTTGGGTCGCCGCCTCGGCGTCTAGGCGAGCCCTAGCAGCTCTGGTTTCTTCGAACTTTTCTCTTCTTCCGCCGTCGTTCACCTCGGCGTCGTCCGTTCCGTCATCAGCCGATGGTATCGTTCCATTCTTTAGGTTCGCGCAACAAATCGAGTTTTGTGGTTCCCAGCGCAGGGGAATCCACTTCTCGGCCGGGCCTTTGGGGTTCAGGGCCACTGATGTCGCCTGTGCGGAGTACGCCGTTGACGAGTACTACGAAGAAGACAGAGGGAGTCCTGAGGGAGTGGACGAGGGGTTAGAGATCGCCAAGCTGGGGATTTCGCAGGATATCGTGACTCAACTTACAAATAGGGGGATCACAAAGCTTTTTCCCATTCAG AGGGCTGTACTTGAACCTGCAATGCAAGGACAAGATATGATTGGTCGTGCAAGGACGGGTACAGGGAAAACTCTTGCCTTTGGAATACCAATTATGGATAAGATTATCCGCTTTCAGGCCAAGCATGG CTGTGGAAGAAACCCTTTGGCGATGGTATTGGCACCGACCAGAGAACTTGCTCGACAAGTTGAGAAGGAATTTAAAGAGTCTTCTAAGTTGTACACTCTTTGTGTTTATGGAGGCTCTCCGATTAGTCAGCAGATGAGAGCACTTAATTCTGGTGTTGATGTTGTGGTTGGGACTCCTGGACGAATTATTGACTTGCTTAATAGAGGCGCCTTGAATTTGTCAGAGATTCAATTTGTTGTCCTTGATGAAGCTGATCAGATGCTTAATGTTGGTTTTGCTGAAGATGTAGAGAGAATTTTGGAAAAGATGCCCCCAAAACATCAAACTTTGATGTTCTCTGCTACAATGCCAACTTGGATCCAAAAGCTTACACGGAAATACCTAAAAGATCCAGTTAATATTGACCTT GTTGGTGATTCTGACCAGAAGTTAGCAGAAGGGATAACTCTGTACTCTATTGTTTCAGATAATTATGCAAAGGCATCAATTCTTGGGCCACTAATAAAG GAACATGCTAAAGGAGGTAAATGCATATTATTTACTCAAACAAAACGTGATGCGGATAGGTTGGCTTATTCCATGGGTCGGAGCTTTGGATGTGAGGCTCTTCATGGTGACATCTCACAGGGCCAGAGGGAAAGAACACTAGCTGGATTTCGTGATGGCCgctttaatattttgatagctACTGATGTTGCTGCTCGTGGATTGGATATACCGAATGTTGATCTG GTGATACATTATGAACTGCCAAACACAACCGAATTATTTGTTCATAGATCTGGTCGAACTGGGCGAGCTGGCAAAAAAGGTAGTGCGATTCTTATACACTCGTATGACCAAAATCGTCTTGTTAGAGGCATTGAACAAGAGATAGGATGCAGGTTTATCGAg CTACCTAAGATTACAGTTGAGGGTGGCGGAGAAGACATGATTGGTAGCATGCGTGGTGGTCGTTTTGATTTACACGGAAGTGGCCGAATGGGCGGTTCAGGTTTTGGGCGTGGTGGAAACTATGGCCGTTCTCGTGGTTTTGGAGATTCTGGCGGCCACACAGGCGGCTTCGGAGAATCTGGGTCAGGCCGTTTTGGTTCCTTCGGTGGTTCAGCTTCAGGCGCACCAAGCAGACCTGGTGGCTCCAATTTTGGTCGCTCTGATGGTTTTGGGAACTTCAGCTCAGGGCGTTCTGTTGGCCTTGGTGATTCTGGTGCAGGACGTTTTGGCAACTTTGGTAGTTCAGGATCCGGGCGCTATGGTAGTTTTGGCAACTCAGATTCCGGTCGTTCTAGCAGCTTCAACGATTCCAGCCCAAGCCGCTCTAGTGGTTATGGTGGGTCTGGCCGAAGCGGCAGCTTCGGCAGTTTTGGTGgaagctcaagcaaggatgatgGCGATGATGGTTGGCCAGGAAGATCCTTCATGAGTTCATCATAG
- the LOC135605931 gene encoding patatin-like protein 3, with protein MAPALLEPGVDVDKLSYEIFSILESKFLFGFDDHKPLPLQSSPASASPVPPQPPAPRAPAGRVRILSVDGGCRPSDALLAAASLARLESFLRDTSARVADFFDVAAGSGAGGVLVAMLFTRGPDGRPLFAADESLRLFAAWSTGSPSGSFGLPRKGPLGWVLRRKPGGLLRRVFGDATLRDTLKPVLVPCYDLATGAPFLFSRADAMEADGYDFRIWEVCAATCASPAAAVEMSSADGRTRIAAVGGGVSMGNPAAAAITHVLNNKQEFPFAASVDELMVLSLGSSAAGVDSASGRRRPVPSAAELVRIASEGVADMVDQAIAMAFGHNRTNNYVRIQANVFGLDNNYSARTSNADRLICAMEERLSQRNVESLLFRGKKISDQTNAEKLEWFASELIKEHERRKKSLIPVIVLKQVMTPRSSTATTTVITGTTTTTSTTSTSASL; from the exons ATGGCGCCGGCCCTGTTGGAGCCGGGAGTTGACGTCGACAAGTTGAGCTACGAGATTTTCTCCATCCTGGAGAGCAAGTTCCTCTTCGGCTTCGACGACCACAAGCCCCTTCCCCTCCAATCCTCCCCTGCCTCCGCCTCGCCGGTGCCCCCTCAGCCGCCCGCCCCCCGTGCGCCCGCGGGCAGGGTCCGCATCCTCTCCGTTGACGGCGGCTGCCGCCCCTCCGATGCCCTCCTCGCCGCCGCCTCCCTCGCCCGCCTCGAGTCCTTCCTCCGCGACACCTCCGCCCGCGTCGCCGACTTCTTCGACGTCGCCGCCGGATCCGGCGCCGGGGGCGTTCTCGTCGCCATGCTCTTCACCCGTGGCCCCGACGGTCGCCCCCTCTTCGCCGCCGACGAGTCGCTGCGGCTCTTCGCCGCCTGGAGCACCGGGTCGCCGTCGGGGTCGTTCGGCCTCCCGAGAAAGGGCCCGCTCGGGTGGGTGCTACGGCGGAAGCCCGGGGGTCTCCTCCGGCGGGTGTTCGGCGACGCCACGCTGAGGGACACCCTGAAGCCGGTGCTGGTCCCGTGCTACGACCTGGCTACAGGGGCGCCGTTCCTGTTCTCGCGGGCGGACGCGATGGAGGCGGACGGGTACGACTTCCGCATCTGGGAGGTGTGCGCCGCCACGTGCGCGTCGcccgcggcggcggtggagatgaGCTCCGCAGATGGGCGGACGCGGATCGCCGCCGTCGGGGGCGGGGTGTCGATGGGCAACCCCGCGGCCGCGGCCATCACGCACGTGCTCAACAACAAGCAGGAGTTCCCCTTCGCCGCTAGCGTGGACGAACTCATGGTGCTCTCGCTCGGAAGCAGCGCCGCCGGTGTGGACAGCGCTTCCGGCAGACGGCGGCCGGTTCCGTCGGCGGCGGAGCTCGTGAGGATCGCCAGCGAGGGCGTCGCCGACATG GTGGATCAAGCGATTGCAATGGCATTCGGACACAACAGGACAAACAATTACGTACGGATTCAG GCTAACGTGTTCGGATTGGACAACAATTATTCTGCGAGAACGAGCAATGCTGATAGATTGATTTGTGCAATGGAGGAAAGATTGTCGCAGAGGAATGTGGAATCGTTGTTGTTTAGAGGGAAGAAGATATCAGATCAAACTAATGCGGAGAAGCTCGAGTGGTTCGCTAGCGAGCTCATCAAAGAGcatgagaggaggaagaagagcctGATTCCCGTAATAGTGTTGAAGCAAGTCATGACACCGAGATcgtccaccgccaccaccactgtCATTActggcaccaccaccaccacctcaacAACATCAACATCTGCTTCGCTCTAA
- the LOC135605939 gene encoding DEAD-box ATP-dependent RNA helicase 53-like: MNFLFRRSSSVAASASRRALAALVSSESSLLPPSFASASLFPSSADGLVPFYKSARQFEFCCARRREIHFSAGPLGFRATDVACAEYAVDDYCEDDRRSPERGGDERLEIAKLGISQDIVTQLANKGITKLFPIQRAVLEPAMQGQDMIGRARTGTGKTLAFGIPIMDKIIRFQAKHGCGRNPLAMVLAPTRELARQVEKEFKESSKLYTLCVYGGSPINEQMRALNYGVDVVVGTPGRIIDLLNRGALNLSEIQFVVLDEADQMLNVGFAEDVERILDKMPPKRQTMMFSATMPTWIRKLTRRYLKDPVNIDLVGDSDQKLAEGITLYSIVSDNYAKPSILGPLIKEHAKGGKCIVFTQTKRDADRLAYSMGRSFGCEALHGDISQNQRERTLAGFRDGRFNILIATDVAARGLDIPNVDLVIHYELPNTSELFVHRSGRTGRAGKKGSAILIHSYEQNRVVRGIEQDIGSSFIELPKIKVEGSGEDMIGSMRGGRFDSYGSGRMGGSGFGRGGNYGRSQGFGGSGGRTGGFGESGSGRFGSFDGSASGTPSGGSNFGRSDYGDFGLGRSGGFGDSGTGRFGKFGGSGSGRFGSFGNSDSGRSSSFDDSSRSRSSGYGGSSRSSRSSRFGGRSSKDDGDDDWH; encoded by the exons ATGAACTTCTTGTTCCGGAGGTCCTCTTCGGTTGCCGCCTCGGCGTCGAGGCGAGCCCTAGCAGCCCTGGTTTCCTCGGAGTCTTCTCTTCTCCCGCCGTCGTTCGCCTCGGCGTCGCTCTTTCCGTCCTCAGCCGACGGTCTCGTTCCGTTCTATAAGTCCGCGCGACAATTCGAGTTTTGCTGTGCCCGGCGCAGGGAAATCCACTTCTCGGCGGGGCCTTTGGGGTTCAGGGCCACTGATGTCGCCTGTGCGGAGTACGCTGTCGATGACTACTGCGAAGATGACAGAAGGAGTCCTGAGCGAGGAGGGGACGAGCGGTTAGAGATCGCCAAGCTGGGGATATCGCAGGATATCGTGACTCAACTCGCAAACAAGGGGATCACAAAGCTTTTTCCCATACAG AGGGCTGTACTTGAACCTGCAATGCAAGGACAAGACATGATTGGTCGTGCAAGGACGGGTACAGGGAAAACTCTTGCCTTTGGAATTCCAATTATGGATAAGATTATCCGCTTTCAGGCCAAACATGG CTGTGGCAGAAACCCTTTGGCCATGGTACTTGCACCGACCAGAGAGCTTGCTCGACAAGTTGAGAAGGAATTTAAAGAGTCTTCCAAGTTGTACACTCTTTGTGTTTATGGAGGCTCTCCGATTAATGAACAGATGAGAGCACTTAATTATGGTGTTGATGTTGTGGTTGGCACTCCTGGACGAATTATTGACTTGCTTAATAGAGGCGCCTTGAATTTGTCAGAGATTCAATTTGTTGTCCTTGATGAAGCTGATCAGATGCTTAATGTTGGTTTTGCTGAAGATGTAGAGAGAATTTTGGATAAGATGCCCCCAAAACGTCAAACTATGATGTTCTCTGCTACCATGCCAACTTGGATCCGAAAGCTTACACGGAGATACCTAAAAGATCCAGTTAATATTGACCTT GTTGGTGATTCTGACCAGAAGCTAGCAGAAGGGATCACTCTGTACTCTATTGTTTCAGATAATTATGCAAAGCCATCAATTCTTGGGCCACTAATAAAA GAACACGCTAAAGGAGGTAAATGCATAGTATTTACTCAAACAAAACGTGATGCTGATAGGTTGGCTTATTCCATGGGTCGGAGCTTTGGATGTGAGGCACTTCATGGGGACATCTCACAGAACCAGAGGGAAAGAACACTAGCTGGATTTCGAGATGGCCgctttaatattttgatagctACTGATGTTGCTGCTCGTGGTTTGGATATACCTAATGTTGATCTG GTGATACATTATGAATTGCCAAACACATCTGAATTATTTGTTCATAGATCTGGCCGAACAGGACGAGCTGGCAAAAAAGGCAGTGCAATTCTCATACACTCATATGAGCAAAATCGTGTTGTTAGAGGCATTGAACAAGACATAGGAAGCAGTTTTATTGAG CTACCTAAGATTAAAGTTGAGGGTAGTGGAGAAGACATGATTGGTAGCATGCGTGGTGGTCGTTTTGATTCATATGGAAGCGGCCGAATGGGTGGTTCAGGTTTTGGGCGTGGTGGAAACTATGGCCGTTCTCAAGGTTTTGGGGGTTCTGGTGGCCGCACAGGTGGCTTTGGAGAATCTGGGTCAGGCCGTTTTGGTTCCTTCGATGGTTCAGCTTCAGGCACACCAAGTGGTGGCTCCAATTTTGGTCGCTCCGATTATGGGGATTTTGGTTTAGGACGTTCTGGTGGTTTTGGTGATTCGGGCACAGGACGTTTTGGCAAGTTTGGTGGCTCAGGATCTGGACGCTTCGGTAGTTTTGGCAACTCTGATTCTGGTCGTTCTAGCAGCTTCGATGATTCAAGCCGAAGTCGCTCTAGTGGTTATGGTGGGTCTAGTCGAAGCAGCAGGTCCAGCAGGTTTGGTGGACGTTCAAGCAAGGATGATGGCGATGATGATTGGCATTGA